From a region of the Cyclopterus lumpus isolate fCycLum1 chromosome 5, fCycLum1.pri, whole genome shotgun sequence genome:
- the csrp1b gene encoding cysteine and glycine-rich protein 1b — MPFGGGNKCGCCQKTVFFAEEMQCEGKSWHKSCFLCMVCKKNLDSTTVAVHVDEIYCKSCYGKKYGPKGYGFGGGAGTLSMDTGEGLGIKPEVQAPHCPTNNPNASKFAQKAGGSDVCPRCGKMVYAAEKVVAGGNSWHKGCFRCAKCGKGLESTTVADRDGEIFCKGCYAKNFGPKGFGFGQGAGALAHSQ, encoded by the exons ATGCCTTTTGGGGGAGGAAACAAGTGCGGCTGCTGCCAGAAAACCGTCTTCTTCGCCGAGGAGATGCAGTGCGAGGGGAAGAGCTGGCACAAATCCTGCTTTCTGTGCA TGGTCTGTAAGAAGAACTTAGACAGCACAACAGTGGCCGTCCATGTGGATGAGATCTACTGCAAATCGTGCTACGGCAAGAAATACGGGCCAAAAGGCTACGGCTTCGGAGGCGGAGCCGGAACTCTGAGTATGGACACGGGAGAGGGACTCGGAATCAAGCCTGAAGT GCAAGCTCCTCATTGCCCTACGAACAACCCCAACGCCTCGAAGTTCGCCCAGAAAGCCGGGGGCTCGGACGTGTGTCCTCGATGCGGGAAGATGGTGTACGCAGCCGAGAAGGTTGTAGCCGGTGGCAAC tcCTGGCATAAAGGCTGCTTTCGCTGCGCCAAGTGTGGCAAAGGACTCGAGTCCACGACCGTCGCTGACCGAGACGGGGAGATCTTCTGTAaag GCTGCTACGCTAAGAACTTCGGCCCCAAAGGCTTTGGCTTCGGTCAGGGTGCAGGAGCTCTGGCTCATTCCCAGTGA